A genomic stretch from Frigoribacterium sp. PvP032 includes:
- a CDS encoding carbohydrate ABC transporter permease, which yields MLFPIYWMINVSLTPTAQMRQSPPSWFPSAPTLDGYRAVVADQLPFLGTSLLVGLGTVVVTVALSAPAAYSLAKLRPVGGGALSFVMIVAQMIPQVIMAMGFYAIYLNLGILNQWWGLVIADSTLAVPFGVLIFTAFMRGIPDELMSAAKLDGAGAWRTFRSVVLPVSRNSAVTVGLFAFLWAWSDFVFSSTLNSGGDAQTITLGIYRYIGNNNQEWNSIMATAVVASIPATVLLVVAQRYVAAGVTAGAVKD from the coding sequence ATGCTGTTCCCGATCTACTGGATGATCAACGTGTCGCTGACCCCGACCGCGCAGATGCGGCAGAGCCCGCCGTCGTGGTTCCCCTCGGCCCCCACGCTCGACGGCTACCGGGCCGTCGTCGCCGATCAGCTGCCGTTCCTCGGCACCAGCCTGCTGGTCGGCCTCGGCACCGTCGTCGTCACCGTCGCCCTGTCGGCGCCGGCCGCGTACTCGCTGGCCAAGCTGCGACCCGTCGGGGGAGGCGCGCTGAGCTTCGTGATGATCGTCGCGCAGATGATCCCCCAGGTCATCATGGCCATGGGCTTCTACGCGATCTACCTCAACCTCGGCATCCTGAACCAGTGGTGGGGCCTCGTCATCGCCGACTCGACCCTGGCGGTGCCGTTCGGGGTGCTCATCTTCACGGCCTTCATGCGAGGGATCCCCGACGAGCTGATGAGCGCCGCGAAGCTCGACGGAGCCGGCGCGTGGCGCACGTTCCGATCGGTCGTCCTGCCCGTCAGCCGCAACTCGGCCGTGACCGTGGGGCTCTTCGCGTTCCTCTGGGCCTGGTCGGACTTCGTGTTCTCGTCGACCCTGAACAGCGGCGGCGACGCCCAGACCATCACGCTCGGCATCTACCGCTACATCGGGAACAACAACCAGGAGTGGAACTCGATCATGGCGACCGCCGTCGTCGCGTCGATCCCCGCCACGGTGCTCCTCGTCGTCGCCCAGCGCTACGTCGCCGCGGGCGTCACCGCGGGTGCCGTCAAGGACTGA